A genomic segment from Corythoichthys intestinalis isolate RoL2023-P3 chromosome 2, ASM3026506v1, whole genome shotgun sequence encodes:
- the LOC130905553 gene encoding complement C1q-like protein 2 gives MVLLTVAIAVPLLLLRPSETSAHYYEMMGTCRMVCDPYSTKPGDAAAGEETQTVNGIAPLPPMAQGSRGEPGRPGKPGLRGPPGPPGARGPPGERGGSKVAFPALTATAAGDADANSTNSGNRVAFYVGLKNPHEGYEVLKFDDVITNLGNLYDPSTGKFTCHVSGIYYFTYHVLMRGGDGTSMWADLCKNGQVRASAIAQDADQNYDYASNSAVLHLDSGDEVYVKLDGGKAHGGNNNKYSTFSGFILYPD, from the exons ATGGTTCTGCTGACAGTTGCCATTGCGGTCCCGCTTCTCCTCCTGCGCCCCTCGGAGACCTCCGCACATTACTACGAAATGATGGGCACCTGTCGGATGGTGTGCGACCCCTACAGCACTAAACCCGGGGATGCGGCCGCAGGGGAGGAGACCCAGACCGTCAACGGCATCGCACCGCTACCACCGATGGCGCAAGGGAGTCGCGGGGAACCGGGGCGACCGGGGAAACCGGGACTAAGGGGTCCACCGGGACCCCCGGGAGCCAGGGGTCCGCCGGGGGAGCGAGGTGGCAGCAAAGTCGCCTTTCCTGCTTTAACAGCTACGGCCGCCGGCGACGCAGATGCTAACTCTACAAACAGTGGCAATCGGGTCGCTTTTTATGTCGGCCTAAAGAATCCCCACGAGGGCTATGAGGTGCTAAAGTTTGACGATGTCATTACAAACTTAGGGAACCTTTACGATCCGAGCACCGGGAAGTTCACTTGCCATGTTTCGGGGATCTACTACTTCACTTATCATGTGCTGATGCGGGGAGGAGACGGAACCAGCATGTGGGCCGACCTGTGTAAAAATGGACAG GTCAGAGCAAGTGCCATAGCTCAGGACGCGGACCAAAACTATGACTATGCCAGCAACAGTGCTGTTCTGCACTTGGACTCGGGTGACGAAGTTTATGTGAAACTGGATGGTGGCAAAGCTCACGGAGGCAACAATAACAAGTACAGCACCTTCTCGGGCTTCATTTTATACCCCGACTAG